The Ferrimicrobium sp. genome contains the following window.
ACCACGCCCGATTTTGCATCGTGGATGAGAACCTTGCCCACAGAACAGAGATTCGACCTTGGGGGGTGTGACATCCATCTTGTCCACGGATCAACCTTGGCGATCAACGACTTTTGGTGGGAATCCCTGTCCGATCAGGAGCATCAGCGCCGAATCGACGCCAGCGGGGCCCGAGTCATCTGCTGTACCCATTCTGGCCTGCCGTGGCAACGACACTTTGGACAAACACTAGTAGTCAACGTTGGCGTCCTCGGCAAACCTGCTAACAACGGCCGCCAGGAAGTTTGGTACGCGGTCATCGAAGTAACTGATGGTGTCGCTAAGGCAACGCTTGTCGAACTTCCCTACGATTGGCAAGCCCAGTCCGTCTCGATGCGCAAAGCCGGAATTCCTGAGCTCTTTGTGTCAACGATCGAGACCGGATGGTGGACGACCTGTATTGAAGTATTACCCCCGATTGAGCGCTCGCAAGGGAAATACCACCTGTATCGTGCCTCATTGCTAGAGTCTTTCACACCGACTGGGGGAAGTTGGAGCGATGAAGACAATCCGACACACACTCCGCGTATCGGAGTCTCTTCTCGTCCAGAATCCATCGTAGATGAGCTACCTGTCGTTCCACTCTTTGGTAGCCCGTACTTCCCACGTCGACTATGGATCTATACGAACTTTCACTGCAATCTCGCTTGTGACTACTGTGCGGTCGGGTCCTCTCCGCGCGCCCTTCCCCGCGCACTTTCGATTGATCGATTCCACGAAATAGTCGACGAGGCGCAATCAGAGAGCTTCGAAGAGATCTACCTCACTGGAGGAGAGCCCCTCCTGCGTGCCGATCTCACGGAGCTTCTCCGTTATAGCACCGCAGTGTTGCCAACCGTTCTGCTCACGAACGCTACGATTGTCCGAGGCGCGCGCTTTGAAAAGCTTCGAGAGTTTGCTGGCAATCCGAATCTCGTGATCCAAACATCCCTCGATGGCGCCCACGCTGAGACTCACGATTTCCATCGTGGGAGGGGGAGCTGGGCGCGAACGATGGAGGGTATCCATCGTCTCACCAGCCTGGGCTTGACGCTTCGTGTGGCCATGACGGCAACGCCTGAAAACGAACATGAAGTGAACGACGCGGAGCGCCTACTCGTTGGGGCAGGAGTGCCAGCCACCAACTTCCTGGTCCGACCACTTCTTCAACGAGGTCATTCGACCTCGGGCCTCGAGATCTCTGACGTCTCTACGGTTCCAGAACTCACGGTTGCCGAAGATGGCCTGTACTGGCACCCGGCTGGTGCCGACCAACGCACGAGCCCGGACATGGTGCTTGCACCTCCTGACTCGACACTCCAAAACGGCAAACGTCTGGTTACTCAACGTTTTCTCGCCGCCAGACTTGACGACGGGAGTCTGCCGAGACCCTATCGCTGTGCCGTATGAGTCCGAACACAGTCGCCAAATCCGCCACGTCATCTGCCTGAAGGCCGTGCCGCAACGTCCCATATTCCAGCTCGTAGAAGCTGTGACGATCGCAATCGGAGTTATACCAAACCGGATCCAAGGGAGATCTAAACCAATAGAAGAGGCCACCCGCCGCTGTCGCAATTGCCGATCTAAGCTCGCCTGATGAAAAGCAGCTCTCCTTTCAAACTTGAATATCCATTGTCCTCGCCACACGAGGCGACGAGAAGCAATGATCACACACGTTGAGCCCGACCGACCAAAACCTCTTGCCAAAGTGATACCCACTCGAATTGCAGCGCGAACCGATCCCATCAGCAGAGCGAAACAACCCAAGAAAAAGCGGGGCAA
Protein-coding sequences here:
- a CDS encoding radical SAM protein, whose translation is MDTTRQLVPREKSNSYRVAVCGGPYANPYALSAFIADANQRGCDQLYCLGDLGGFGAEINELWPLLKAGGVQCIAGNYDVAIARGDADCGCGYRDPTDNRYANLIYDYTRTHTTPDFASWMRTLPTEQRFDLGGCDIHLVHGSTLAINDFWWESLSDQEHQRRIDASGARVICCTHSGLPWQRHFGQTLVVNVGVLGKPANNGRQEVWYAVIEVTDGVAKATLVELPYDWQAQSVSMRKAGIPELFVSTIETGWWTTCIEVLPPIERSQGKYHLYRASLLESFTPTGGSWSDEDNPTHTPRIGVSSRPESIVDELPVVPLFGSPYFPRRLWIYTNFHCNLACDYCAVGSSPRALPRALSIDRFHEIVDEAQSESFEEIYLTGGEPLLRADLTELLRYSTAVLPTVLLTNATIVRGARFEKLREFAGNPNLVIQTSLDGAHAETHDFHRGRGSWARTMEGIHRLTSLGLTLRVAMTATPENEHEVNDAERLLVGAGVPATNFLVRPLLQRGHSTSGLEISDVSTVPELTVAEDGLYWHPAGADQRTSPDMVLAPPDSTLQNGKRLVTQRFLAARLDDGSLPRPYRCAV